The Oryzias latipes chromosome 11, ASM223467v1 nucleotide sequence AGGTCCGACCCATGGTTGAGTTTCCCTCCAGGTGAGGAAAGGCCTCCTCACCAGCAGATGCAACGGCAGACCTTCAGGCCTCACCTCACCTGTTGTGTTCACCCGGTGAACCCTACGGGGGTTCAAATCCtctggattttctttatttgagtgaattttaaaaAACGTAAACCACTGAAGTACAGTTGGGATTTGTGATCCATCGCCTCCAGGAGGTCGATTTACACAGACAGAGTTTTAATTACCAGATGAAAGGGGGCTCAAGTGGAGCtacctttaattaaaaaaaatcaaatagaaTTTTTCCTTTCACAAGGAGGAAAGAAAAGTATGATTTTTCAGACAAATTGCCAGAGATCGTCTCATTTTGATCCACAATCCTCAGCTGCAATCTCAGAAATAATCAACCACTGACTCTAAGGAGCAGCTCCTTAACCAAGAGCATCAGTTTTTCTCAGTGGATCAATGATGCCTTTGGGTGTTTGGCCTCTCACACGTCTTTGAAAAAGCCTCTGAAGGGACAACGGCTCAATAAGAAGTCGTTTAACCTAAATCATATTTACAGGAAATCCAATAAAAGCCAGAAAATACAAAGGAACTCCTCGTCTGAAAGGAGCCAACACTTCCTCCTCCCAGCACCGCTCCCTCACCTTTGTGCATCCCCGTGTATTTGTCCTTGATCACCGTCAGCTCGTAGATTTTCCCAAACTGCTCAAAAATGGGCTTCAAGTCCTTCTCCTCCAGGTTTCGGGGTATCTGCCCGATGAAGAGCTTGATGGCGTCGGGCTCCTTCATTTGAGAAGTCTGGGGAGCGGGGAGAGCAGTCAGCAGGAGCACGCACGCCGTTTCGGATTCACACTGCACAGGAGGTGCAAACAGGAGGCTGGGGATGGAAGTGCAAGAGGGAGTGTGGAGTTGGAAGGCTCCAACCGTGTCTGCGTGCATCCTGGAGAACATACTCACAAGAAAGCGGTTtagaaatcagattttttacTGGGATTAGAGCTTAAACTGTCAATTTAATCAGGTAAAGCGCAACAAAAAGTGAGAGTTAAATATACAGTCTTCAGAACAGtttatggtttttgttttgatttatcaaaagaaaaactgaacgTATTTATAACcaaataatttgtgttttttctgtgaagTTTAAAGCTGCGTTTTTGGCCTAAGAATGTCTGAATCAGATCACAGGCCCACTAGAAATATAGAAATGTCATAAAAGGGTttattctttgtgtttattagaTCTTTTTTCAAGACACTTTGATGAGAACGACTGTATTACAGACTATAGAACTTCAATTTTGTTCTTATTTCTTTgggtttctgtatttttatattGATCAGGGACGGGGTCTACGGGATGAGAGGCGTTAAATCAGGACTCaagtccaccccccccccccctccgcgTCATTTGGGGGCTTCTGGCTGAGGATGCTGAAGCTCCAGCGGAGACGTGACAGCGCGTCAGCCGCTCAGCAGGAGCTCTTTGTCAACAACAAtgacctgcagctcctcctcacacctcctcctcacTCAAAACAAAGAGTTCTCCTCAAATACCTGTGGTGCTGCTCGTGTCGTGGCAATGAGACTCGACGCGACCAGTGGATGTGTGCGtctcctccttcttctccttctccCGCGGCTCTTGAGTTCTTCCTCCTCAGTTTCTCAGTTCATTTGCCCGCCGGAGCGCCTCTGGAGGAAACAAGTTAGGCCCCTTGAACAACACAAGTCACATCCAGCCCCGCTCCTTTATTCGGCATCCGCCTCGTTCTCCCGCGTGAGGCGCGTCGGTTCCGTCGGTTCCGCGGCTAAATATAAATCTGGGATTTGAGaggcgcggggggggggggggggggggggggggagagataaaaaaaaaataaagaaaaaagcacaaacaaacgTCTTACTGGCTAAAACGCGTCTCGTGACGGAGGAAAATTCAGACTCCCTTCCTTCTTCAGAGGACCGCGGGGGAATAGACGGTCTGGCCGGCTGTCCTCCCCTCTGCTGGCCGTGCGTGTGCGTGCGTGTCTGGGCTGCTTTGACGTCGTAAGCCGGTGTCTCCCTCCCTGTCCATCagctccatccctccctccccagggctgctggagccgtGATGTCTGCGCCAGGGACCGTCGCTAAACTAACGCATCGGTCACAACCGGAGACAAAGacgggttggggtggggggaggggagggggcaggaTTGTGGCTCTAATTCTCCACAAAAGATGTAAACGCAACAAATTGATGTTTTTGATCCTTTTTCACTATATTGAAGCCCAAAATATCACAGGCAAACACCCCCTAGTGGACGTTAAGGGTCACTTCCTCGCGTTTACTACACATTTAGTTGGATCATTTATTCCTTAAAAGCTGAGTGAATTATCCATTTATAGTACATTACatcacagaaataaaacattaataaatcattaCTGTCTCATCTGCCTGTATAGCAGCTATTAATGCACATTCATGAATTATTTATACTCAGGTCAGATGGAAAATTGTCCCAAAATTCACGTTTTTTACATCCTCTCTTCATTTATTACCTGATGACGTTGTGAACACAATATACTTAATAGGGACTAAACATTCATCAAACTATGAATCTTTTAAACAAATCCTTAACTGAAATGATAACCTGATTATTATTTTGAGGTCTGATTTTACCCCGTTTAAGACAAACTTTAGCAACACAGACAGCCTCAGTAAAGAAATAATGACAGAGTAATGCTCGTAATGTCACTGCAACACAGCACCAAATCATTTTGCCATTACCGccgtgctttacagtcacaagcTGGGGCTTGATCTCTTCTGCGGGTCATGGGTGGCTTGAGAACAACTTCTGAAATCATCGCTGTCTCATCATAGCGGGGTTAcacattttaatgcatttgGAATGTTTagtctgaaacaaacaaacaaacagtaaaaacgTTTCAAAGTGATGGCACTTGTTTTGAAGTAGAATTTGAGAATCTAAAGATCAACATCTCATCAAACTTCTATCTTCCTGTttgaaataatgtaaaaatacgGATTCCTAATCATTTCCATTTAGCTTTAGGAGCCCCTTTAACTTcaaaaggcattttctatgtccaagcatataaaacaaaaatgtctctcGACCAAAAAACATGAATGATTTATTCAATGAAAGAGAGAATCTAAAGAGAATGTGCTTTAATGGTATATGATTATGTGAGATAACAGACAAAACTAGACCCCATGTTTCTATATGTGAAGAAAAGTTATGCAACATTATATAAATAGAGCGAAGGCCATCTTCAAAAACCTTTTAAGAGGTACGCCTATTACAGTTAATAAACTAAGTACTGGATGCATAAAATAATGCAAATACTTACATATAATGACCAAATATTCACACATAgtatattaaataaattaacacTGCATGGGACTATGTGTTTAAAGTGTgattgtctatctatctatctatctatctatctatctatctatctatctatctatctatctatctatctatctatctatctatctatctatattcTTTTAaccaatttgatttttttaaccaatttgaactgttttgatatttaattatttataaatttaagacaagagagaaaaagatACACGTGTAAAATCTACTGTTTCTGTTAagccttttttattctttttttccctacattttctgcatgttttatatttttattttacttctttgTGGCGTATCTTTTCTTAcatattattttttcaattgcATACTTTCTTGTCAGGGTCtacttaattacattttttcattggacaaatattttattttttactggttCGTGAGTGTCCAAATGTTTGGAGAAGCTCAGCTGTGGAGCTGGGAGTGTTTGGTGTTTGTGACAGTAGTAAAATGGTGACGGTCCCTAACATCAAGCGCTTTAAATCCGCCTTTTGTTCTCGCCGTGGAGCTGTCCGCGGTGCTGAAATCCGTCCACAAGTTCCCTGTCGGTGCGACGGAAAAATGTCGGAGCCTGTCCAACCGGAGGGAAATGCATTATCTCTGAGTGTGTTCGCACACGCATGTCCCAGTTGAAGCACGCGCGTGCCCTCTTTGATATTTCGGCAGCATGTAAACAATGAGCCCACATGACAGCAGGCTGCACACACCCCACATGCGCACGCACGGCGGAACTTCAAAGGAGTCACGATCTGGAGCAGAGGCTGCAACGCTGTGGTGCTTTTGGAGGCAGGCGGGCTCACCGACATCCGCCTTACTCCTAACCTCACCGTTACAGGCCCGTGACCGAATATTTTCGGTTAGTGTAGGAGGCTGAAGCCGCCATCTGCCGACAGGCACCGAATCCCGTCTGCATCCGCCCCTCACGCGCGACGAAGACAGAATTCTCTTTGAGCTTTTCTCTGGTGACAATCAGGAAGGAAAACGACCACCTGATGATGAAAGCACATCTAAACATCAATACGTGAACTAATAAGAACCTAATGTAAAGGAATAAGCATTTTAAAGTAAAGCAATCAAAAATATGGTCGCTTAAGGTTAtgctttaaaaagtaataataatataaataaaatcctaacgACAAGAACAATTTACCATTTTGCTCTTTTACTTTAATTGCTGCAAAGTGATTCTGCATGTTATTATTCTGACTTTTACttttcaaatattatttttgatcAAAGTTATGTTTCTATCATTGTTTGTACCAAATCCATTCATAGGTGACGCTGGACTTGTATTTAAAATGCTCCCAAATATTTCTCTGGGCCTCGTAAacataaatacatgaaacacttgAACTGACTAACAAACTTAGTTATAAtaattgttttacatttaaactcaattttgatcatttttcttacATGACACCAAAAGCTGCTAAATCTTTAAAGATTTATGGAACAAAAATCCAATTATACTTTTTATATTAGTCATGTTTATTTAAGCttgtgggtttaaaaaaaaaactcctatgAAGTCAGTATGTTTCCACTAGAATTTTGAATTCCTCTGAGGATTCTAAAAACAGAAAGTCTAATTATTTTCCTCCGCGGTtgtattttttcccccagtgGTAAATATTGCAGGAATAAAGATaaacttgagaaaaaaatataaacagcaGCCTTTGAAATCAGCACAATGCTAAAATCTTTGATTCTTCTCTTCGCAGAGGGCTTGAATTCAAATTTATCACTGTCTCATTTGTACTTTTACTGGTTTAGACcaataaaaatgctaaattagaAAAGAAACTGCATTCTTCACTGTCAGTTTGGTGTTTGGGTTGCTCGTCTCTGGATGCTCCCTCACAAAAAGCTAATCTTAGCGATTTACACCTCAATAAATATtcgttaaagaaataaaaatgacacacATATAACCTTAATAAAGCCCTGAAACCTGTAAACTTCCAGCCTGAAAGGCTGTTTAACTTATCTAAGTTTCTAAAGAGATGAAAGAAGTCTTGATTAAAAAGGGAACTCTTGTGTCCCTGTGGAGTTTTTGCTAACGGCTCCAATAAATTTAATATAGATGTTAGGAAATTAGATTATTATGGAAAATATGTacctcaaattatttttttagaaagcagaaattttttttgcttgcatTTTAATAGGATCCAGGGAGCCACAGACATTGCATAACTAGCAATGTTTTTAGATGAGCTATCAGGTGTAAATTAATCACTTATCATTGTGACTTAATTggtaattaatacatttttaaatcagatattttttcttttgtgcttcCGTTTTAATTTACAATATTTATAAATTATCAAATGCAAGTTTGTGCTGCAAAAATTCAAGGAATATTTGTCCCAATGACCCCTAAAGATGTAAGGATAAAGATAAATTAAATCCAGATTAAAAATCCGTATTCTAGAACTAAATGTAACCAGTTACTTATTGAAACAGATGGCTTTGAAATTTTAATTCCTGCTTTTCCGTCCATTTGTGAAACAACTTTGAATGAAGCCATAAAACGCAGCATTTAAGGACAGAAATAAAGGATTTTTAGATAATTCCACTTTTTCCAAACTCTGCTGTAAACAGTTTGTCAGGCGCATGCGcaattgcaaagaaaaaaaatcccaacaggttttatttttgttttattaaattaaataagtcACTTGTtggacaaaataaaaagctcaagtaactttacTTACTGACTTTCTTCAACATCTCTGTTCTGTTGCGTTCCCGCTTAAAacggattttttttaaacggtcAAATTCAGGCTGCCATGAATTTTAGCCACGTGACACTCACAGGGTTCTGATGACGTAACGGGAGGCTTCCGCTGAGACCCTCCTCCGCCCGGAGCATCAGTCCCGCCTCCTCTTCTGGGAGAGCTGTGAATCCTAGCGGGAGGAAGCGGCACCCTGAGGAGacggatgaagaggaggagaaggagcgtTAGCCTTCACCAGAACCAGCTGACTGTCCAACAACACAAAGCTGAAGCCGGAAATGATCCCAACTAACTCAACCCGCGAGGTGTCCAATCACCTTTTtagaactttatttaaaaaaatatgttttcaaaacaaattGTAGTCTTTCTTTTCAGTCCAGACAGAATCACAGCGCCGGTTCTTCTGTGTAAATGATGACGGAATTATTCAGTTTAATAGATGCATCCATCACTGAACTAGTTTTAGATGatctggttgccatggaaacatgtCAATCAACCCACTTCGAACGACTTATCACAACTTCTCAGCAGAATATTTCCCTGAAAACGTGACCAGAATAAAGATGATTTactgctgtttttatttgaagcccaaatttatcattttgaaaaataatacaCAGAAATTAAGCTATGAAGAATGCTAATCTATAAAATGAATACTATGATTGATCTGATCCgctttaatgtttaaatatgtaagaaaatgttaaagattattcatgtaaaaaaaagggtcagtatatggatttttttaaagacaaatctggattgtgtttgcagaaaaaaacatgtaaatatcTCTGCAAAAACAATACAGTTCATCTGTTtacaatcaaaaaaataaaaatcattgatgttttttaacttaaatataTATAGTACAGATTAgtaaaactcatttatttaataTCTAGAATTCAAGATTTTAATTCAGTAAAAATGGTCTCTTAGGTTTCCTGAAAATAAGTTCAAACTCTCCACAtatgacagaaacaaacaacacattttttttcaaattcagatttttattattcagtacaaggaaataaaactgaagacaaacatcttcatctcctccAGAAGTGTGCTTCCTCTGCGTCGCTGTCAGGgcccggggaaaaaaaatgaaaaaagaacaacttcCACCTTTTGCTCCGTCAAGAACTTTTTAACGTTTTCTTTCGGTGGAAACTCGAGACGTACATCTATCACCGAAGGTTTTTCCTGCACTACTGGAAAGATCATCTGCTCACAAAACAACCCAACATCGATGGAAATAACCGTTAGACTCGACTGAAGGCTGAAGTGCAAGAGGAGCAGTCAAAACTGCTCGGcttgaaaatatgaaatatttacaacctttttatttttttaacctttgtagcaaaaatattttcaaattcaACTAAAAATGAGTAATTTTTGATTTGAACTCACAGTGGAGGACATGCAGGCCTCACTCTGCTACCACGAATCTTCATGTTGAAGCAGAAAACACCAAAGTGAGtcatatatgtatatttatatgtaaGTATATGCATCCACCTCTGTTTCCTTTCATCTTCTGTCTCGGCTCCTCGGCTCAGCCGCCCTCAGAACCTCCGTGTCTCTGTGTTCTTCGTCTTCAGCGCTCGTCTGAcgtttcctccattttttcttggggggtggggtgggggtgggggggttgtcgCTGCCAAGCCCCTCCCCATGTTTTCCGTGGACTTTTCAACAGCCAGCGAGGAGCTTCTTCAGTGTCCACCGCCGACGCCCCATCAGAACCGCGGCGGCAGAAATGGTCTCTTTGGGGCAAACATCGGACCCCCTCCTCTTGGGCCCGGCCGCTTGACCCTTAACCTTGGCTCGGGACCGTGGAACCGCTGGAACGGTAAGTGGGGCGGCCCCCTGGGGTGAGGGGGGCGGTGCAGAGGTCGGGGTCCGGGATGGCGGTGTTCGTGAAGTGGAGGAGGCCGCCGTGGCATAAACTGTGGTGGCGGGGGCCGCTGCTGGAAGTCGTAGTAAGAATCTCCCCCTATGGGGGGGACGGGCCGCCCCCGGCCTCTGGGGAAAGGCTGGTGGTTGCCCGGTGGGAAAAAGGGCTCCTCGTGGGGGTAGAAGGTCTCGTGGGGAAAGTCATGCCGGGCGTTGTTGTGATACTGTTCCGGCCCCTCCTGGTAATGCAGGTCCTCGGGGGGGTGGGGCTGCCACGGGTCGGCGTCGTACATGGGATCTTCAGAGTGCAGCAGAGACTTGTGCTGATGATCCATGACCACCATGCCACCGAGGGCGCTGTCCCTCCCCAGCCCCGGCTCCTCTCTGTGAAGCTGCTCCGGAGGGACGGCTGTGTTGCTGGTTGGGGGAGGCATATTGTCAAAAATGGGTGGGGGAGGCGGGAGCTTTGGAACAGGAGGGAGGGTGCTGGTAAAAAAGCTGGGGGCTGCTGTGGGCACCTGCTGGGGGGCAAACCTTTGAAGGTCCTGAGTTGGCTCCGTTTGGAATGGGAAAACCCCAGACGGCTTGTTTTCTCCAACACGGTCAGTCACTGCTCCATGGTAACCCCCAGGCTGTTGGGAGCCCCCCTCTTTATAGTTATTCCCGTACCAGTTTCTGTCATTTGCCCCCGGAAACCCCCCCACATTCTGCGTGTTAGCAACACACCCTGGGGCAGCGGCCTGCGAAGAAACCTGCTGGTAGGGCGCAGCGGGAAGCGCGGCCCCGGGGTACGGCTGGTACACCTGCCCGTTCTGGGCCGTACCTGGCTGGGGGCGTGTCTGCTGCTGGGGTTTGGCGGGGGCTGGAAGGAGGCTATCAAAGGCCAGTGGCGCTTTCCCAGCAGCTTCGCCAACAGACAACACATTTCTGCTGGAAGCGAACGGGGCCACTGCCGGTTTGTCCAAGATCTCATCTTGAGTCGGGGTCCCTCCCCCTTCGTCCCTCACAGGGGTCCCTCCCTGCGTGTCCGTGCTGAGACTGCTCCCCCCCTGAGCTGAGTTGGACGAGAAGCCCAAGTCGAAAGCACTGAAAGCCGGGTTTCCTTTTAGGAAACTGTGGATTTTCGAATCtaagctggaggaggaggagggggtttCTGGCTCTGCTGTCAAATCCATGTCCCTGTGCAGCGCTTGGACCAGGGCAGAGGCTTTGTTGGAGGTCTGGTGGGGGGCTGAGGCCTTCGGCTGGGTGGAGGAGACGGACGAAGGCACGGATGCTTCAAAAGAGAGTGACGGACTCTGGAGGGGTGCGGCCGCCGGAGACGTGGATAACGGAGACGGGGTTATCTTATCGGCACTGTTGCATTCTGGGACGTCGGCAGCAGGGCTGTTCAACATGGTGGTCATGCCTGAATGAGGAGAACAAGTTAGAGGGAAATCTTTGCTCTATGACGTCATACGTGAAAGGTTGTTCAGGGTTTCTTCTCACCCTGGAGGCTGGTCTGGCTCTGGACTTTAGACAGAGCGCTGAGAAGATCCGCCGGACTCACATCCACCTTGGAGAGAAGGCTGACCAGCGAACTGGCATTTCCTAGGACCACAGGTGCAGCAGGTGGAGGTTTTTCTATGGTTGGTCCTGTGAAAAAAAGTGACTCATAAACTTTTGCACTGGGAAAAACCAAATCCAGTAAGtagttttcaaggacatagtttctgcagagcagcagcagtcacggaaatattgatgaaaattctggttttggtgttttcaacatgttcttgtagcattttcctgaCGATAAAGGCCTTATATAAaagaaattaagctcaaaataacGTTtctcagcaaaaaagaaaaaaaaacaaattctgcagcctatttgtgacgtagaagaaATGCTGGGCGGCCAACAAGCTCCCTAAGAcggggagaggagaggaggaagagaggCAGGGGCGGTTTTTTGAGCCAacagtgaatttctaatgaaatcctgctgctttgcagaaactatgtcctagaaaacaacaaagttttttATAGATTTTGTCCACAAACGGCAtcatcacaataaaataaaataaaaagaccacagCAAACACTTTGAacatggatcaaaagatgatcagagtggtacTTTCATTTCTGATTGAgcaatttttttgtctgaaaacagGAACTAAAAACCGAGAAGATTCTAGGTAAAAAGTGTGGAGCTGTCAGAACACCTGGACGCACTCACCTGTGTAAGTCGCGGTTTCCACTGCAGCTCTGAAAGGTGCCGGAGGGGCCAGGACCTGACCCGCGGTTGGATCTGTGGCTGCAGAGGAGCAGATTTTTGCAGTGACTGGAGTGGACACTTTAGGGAGGGGGGCAGATTTAATCTGCTCCTCAACTAGAATGAGATTTATTGAACTGAAGTCAGAGCTGCAGTCCATAGATGTCAGCATGAAAGTATGAAGCTTCCCCACATTTACCTATAATGCGCCCGTCGTCCGCCTCTTCGTCCGACAGATCCATGTCCTCCACTTCACGATTGTCGTTCCCCCCGAGGACCTCTGGGTTTCTGGGGGACGCTCCCGGCGAAGACAGGGGACTCGGCGCCGGAGGCTCCGCATCGTCATCCATGGCGGAGCCATCGAGATCCGGGTCGGGCCGGGCCAGCTCCAGGCCGTGAAAGGGGCTCTCTGAGCCGGTGGGGGACGGCGCGTCGGCAGACGGTGAGGGGATGGGGGAGTCGTCCAGGTCTGGCAAACTCGCTTTCAGGGCATCGAGCTTCCGCTTTAGGTGGGAGACCCGGTTAGCGAACGTTTGGTAGGCCTGCGGGGGAACAGTGAGCGGTTTAGGGCAGGAAGAACACCCGAATTCCCAAAACACAAACTGGAAAAGGacagaaactttattttatcaACATTTTAGGCCTCCAGCTTCTACAGTTTACCTGAAAGATAAAAGAGCTGATTATGAATGAAGGAAGACATTTGATTGATCTTATTATAAGTATTGCAGTGGTTTTCTCCCAGGTTGAAGGTGAACATGAGAAGAAATATTATTTTGGCATCAGAAAATCCAAAATTGTACATTCCCCTAACCGTCTCCCCGAAATTTGTTTTCGACCTTTGTGAATCTCTTTGGCGCTTTAAGAAAACGAGGGATGTTTAATGAAAtttcagaagaaaaaggagaaaaaatgtcTCACAATTGAGGTGAAAGGAAACATAAAAAGACCTGTGAGgttttaaaaacctcttttttttattttagggtcTGATTGTGCCGGTCCAAACCACAGCCCTTGTTCACAGACTCGTGCCCTGGTGTGGGGGTCAAGGCGTTGCCATGGCACCCGTTACACGAGTGCATGCAGCGCTGAGTCATGTTTCTGACTTGAAACGTTTG carries:
- the rprd2 gene encoding regulation of nuclear pre-mRNA domain-containing protein 2 isoform X2, with amino-acid sequence MAAGAKAASGGSFEATLERKFRTVSNTMDSIQGLSTWCIDNKKYHSLIVRHWMKCLKKSDSAHRLNLLYVANDVIQNCKRKNAIVYRTAFAELLPDAFLLVSHEGDSKVHKSVERILSIWEERDVYSGALIAELKNILTKEDSPPAEQQTPVESKADLRSKVLAEFVPQALLDQLSKYKRSLEEVDLREKQLAAMRVDIFSTDALKKLKDKTGGKKFSKDFEEGSAQLHEFVKFFEKQMKTGPQLLEALTNADIFYEMQYKEVKIVANAYQTFANRVSHLKRKLDALKASLPDLDDSPIPSPSADAPSPTGSESPFHGLELARPDPDLDGSAMDDDAEPPAPSPLSSPGASPRNPEVLGGNDNREVEDMDLSDEEADDGRIIATDPTAGQVLAPPAPFRAAVETATYTGPTIEKPPPAAPVVLGNASSLVSLLSKVDVSPADLLSALSKVQSQTSLQGMTTMLNSPAADVPECNSADKITPSPLSTSPAAAPLQSPSLSFEASVPSSVSSTQPKASAPHQTSNKASALVQALHRDMDLTAEPETPSSSSSLDSKIHSFLKGNPAFSAFDLGFSSNSAQGGSSLSTDTQGGTPVRDEGGGTPTQDEILDKPAVAPFASSRNVLSVGEAAGKAPLAFDSLLPAPAKPQQQTRPQPGTAQNGQVYQPYPGAALPAAPYQQVSSQAAAPGCVANTQNVGGFPGANDRNWYGNNYKEGGSQQPGGYHGAVTDRVGENKPSGVFPFQTEPTQDLQRFAPQQVPTAAPSFFTSTLPPVPKLPPPPPIFDNMPPPTSNTAVPPEQLHREEPGLGRDSALGGMVVMDHQHKSLLHSEDPMYDADPWQPHPPEDLHYQEGPEQYHNNARHDFPHETFYPHEEPFFPPGNHQPFPRGRGRPVPPIGGDSYYDFQQRPPPPQFMPRRPPPLHEHRHPGPRPLHRPPHPRGPPHLPFQRFHGPEPRLRVKRPGPRGGGPMFAPKRPFLPPRF
- the rprd2 gene encoding regulation of nuclear pre-mRNA domain-containing protein 2 isoform X1 gives rise to the protein MAAGAKAASGGSFEATLERKFRTVSNTMDSIQGLSTWCIDNKKYHSLIVRHWMKCLKKSDSAHRLNLLYVANDVIQNCKRKNAIVYRTAFAELLPDAFLLVSHEGDSKVHKSVERILSIWEERDVYSGALIAELKNILTKEDSPPAEQQTPVESKADLRSKVLAEFVPQALLDQLSKYKRSLEEVDLREKQLAAMRVDIFSTDALKKLKDKTGGKKFSKDFEEGSAQLHEFVKFFEKQMKTGPQLLEALTNADIFYEMQYKEVKIVANAYQTFANRVSHLKRKLDALKASLPDLDDSPIPSPSADAPSPTGSESPFHGLELARPDPDLDGSAMDDDAEPPAPSPLSSPGASPRNPEVLGGNDNREVEDMDLSDEEADDGRIIVEEQIKSAPLPKVSTPVTAKICSSAATDPTAGQVLAPPAPFRAAVETATYTGPTIEKPPPAAPVVLGNASSLVSLLSKVDVSPADLLSALSKVQSQTSLQGMTTMLNSPAADVPECNSADKITPSPLSTSPAAAPLQSPSLSFEASVPSSVSSTQPKASAPHQTSNKASALVQALHRDMDLTAEPETPSSSSSLDSKIHSFLKGNPAFSAFDLGFSSNSAQGGSSLSTDTQGGTPVRDEGGGTPTQDEILDKPAVAPFASSRNVLSVGEAAGKAPLAFDSLLPAPAKPQQQTRPQPGTAQNGQVYQPYPGAALPAAPYQQVSSQAAAPGCVANTQNVGGFPGANDRNWYGNNYKEGGSQQPGGYHGAVTDRVGENKPSGVFPFQTEPTQDLQRFAPQQVPTAAPSFFTSTLPPVPKLPPPPPIFDNMPPPTSNTAVPPEQLHREEPGLGRDSALGGMVVMDHQHKSLLHSEDPMYDADPWQPHPPEDLHYQEGPEQYHNNARHDFPHETFYPHEEPFFPPGNHQPFPRGRGRPVPPIGGDSYYDFQQRPPPPQFMPRRPPPLHEHRHPGPRPLHRPPHPRGPPHLPFQRFHGPEPRLRVKRPGPRGGGPMFAPKRPFLPPRF